A window of Methanolobus sediminis contains these coding sequences:
- a CDS encoding heparan-alpha-glucosaminide N-acetyltransferase encodes MDQIRKQRFFEVDALRGIAIIMMVIFHFIFTIDYFGIHEFDMHSGILLVIGRSAAILFLFLVGVSLTLSYSRAKISSDGTQGQFTHYLKRGAGIFGWGMVITVVTATLLEHGTIYFGILHLIGVSIILSYPLLKYRNKNLHLGLSFLFAGVIMKGAYANYPWLLFLGVKPYGFYSLDYVPLIPWFGVVLLGIFTGNSLYPDYRRNFYMCDCEGNAAVKLLEYLGKKSLLIYLVHQPVIVGILFLFISI; translated from the coding sequence ATGGATCAAATTCGAAAACAACGTTTCTTTGAAGTTGATGCCCTGCGCGGCATTGCCATCATAATGATGGTTATATTTCATTTCATTTTTACTATTGATTACTTTGGTATTCATGAATTTGATATGCATTCCGGTATTCTTCTGGTAATCGGCAGAAGTGCTGCAATCCTTTTTCTATTTCTTGTTGGTGTTTCCCTTACGTTGAGCTATTCAAGAGCAAAGATCTCATCAGATGGCACACAAGGTCAATTCACTCATTATCTCAAAAGAGGTGCTGGTATCTTTGGCTGGGGCATGGTAATTACAGTTGTTACAGCTACACTCCTTGAACACGGTACTATTTATTTTGGAATACTGCATTTGATCGGTGTTTCTATAATTCTTTCTTATCCATTATTGAAATACAGAAATAAGAATCTCCATTTGGGTCTTTCATTCCTGTTTGCAGGCGTTATCATGAAGGGGGCCTATGCAAATTACCCTTGGTTGCTATTTCTTGGCGTCAAACCCTATGGTTTTTACTCTCTTGATTACGTCCCCCTGATTCCCTGGTTTGGTGTTGTTCTTCTGGGTATTTTTACAGGGAACAGCCTGTATCCTGATTACCGGAGGAACTTCTATATGTGTGACTGTGAAGGGAATGCTGCTGTGAAATTGCTCGAATATCTGGGGAAAAAGTCACTGCTGATTTACCTGGTGCATCAGCCGGTGATTGTGGGGATTTTGTTTTTGTTTATTTCGATCTGA
- a CDS encoding Zn-ribbon domain-containing protein, whose product MPHKCTRCESIFVDGASVILSGCPNCGWNKFLYVKDEELESKSPEESETIEAGEEHVIDETSSETTDEQPSGEIIREIDDILGIEKKESSVTEEDGERVESVRILGPGSYELNLDSLLDRKEIVMAFKEDGAYALHLGSVFKENKDKKKKKK is encoded by the coding sequence ATGCCTCATAAGTGTACAAGATGTGAATCAATCTTTGTAGACGGTGCTTCAGTAATACTTAGCGGATGCCCTAATTGTGGCTGGAATAAGTTCCTTTATGTCAAGGATGAAGAGCTTGAGAGTAAATCTCCTGAAGAGTCTGAGACAATTGAAGCCGGAGAGGAACATGTCATTGATGAGACCTCATCTGAAACTACAGATGAACAACCCTCTGGCGAAATTATACGGGAAATTGATGACATCCTGGGTATTGAAAAGAAGGAATCCAGTGTTACTGAAGAGGATGGTGAAAGGGTTGAATCCGTGCGTATCCTTGGTCCCGGTTCTTATGAACTGAACCTTGATTCCCTGCTTGACCGTAAAGAGATAGTGATGGCTTTCAAGGAAGATGGTGCATACGCCTTGCATCTTGGTTCTGTTTTCAAGGAAAACAAAGATAAGAAAAAGAAGAAAAAGTGA
- the mtnP gene encoding S-methyl-5'-thioadenosine phosphorylase encodes MQEKTKADIAIIGGSGIYDANLLDNVRDVDIDTPFGKPSDSITIGDHGNLSVCFLPRHGVGHRISPSELNSRANIFALKKLGVKRIIAASAVGSLKEEFKPLDIVIPNQIYDRTKSRPSTFFEDGIVVHMGFADPFCPETSKTIVDVANSKGYSVKEGGTYVCMEGPQFSTRAESRVYQALGFDIIGMTAIPEAKLAREAEICYSMIATVTDYDVWHEEDVTIEAIIENAMKNEAAVKDIIVSTLDQLSVEQHCMCKDALMGAITTVPSMIPHETKRRLAPLIGKYLNG; translated from the coding sequence ATGCAGGAAAAAACCAAAGCTGATATCGCAATTATAGGCGGAAGCGGCATTTATGATGCCAATCTGCTTGACAATGTACGGGATGTTGATATTGACACTCCTTTTGGAAAACCTTCAGATTCAATAACAATTGGTGACCATGGTAATCTGAGTGTCTGTTTCCTTCCAAGGCATGGCGTTGGCCACAGGATATCTCCATCTGAACTGAACTCAAGAGCTAATATCTTCGCTCTCAAGAAGCTTGGTGTGAAGCGTATAATCGCTGCATCTGCTGTTGGCAGTCTGAAAGAGGAGTTCAAGCCACTGGATATTGTCATTCCAAACCAGATATATGACCGTACAAAATCCAGACCCTCAACTTTCTTTGAGGATGGTATTGTGGTTCACATGGGATTTGCAGACCCATTCTGTCCAGAGACTTCAAAAACCATAGTCGATGTTGCCAATTCAAAGGGTTACAGTGTCAAGGAAGGTGGAACCTACGTTTGTATGGAAGGTCCGCAGTTCTCAACCCGTGCGGAGTCCAGGGTTTATCAGGCACTTGGTTTTGATATCATCGGCATGACTGCTATCCCGGAGGCAAAACTTGCCCGTGAAGCTGAAATATGCTACTCCATGATCGCTACTGTGACCGATTACGATGTGTGGCATGAGGAAGATGTCACTATTGAGGCCATCATTGAGAATGCGATGAAGAACGAAGCGGCTGTAAAGGATATCATTGTATCAACTCTGGATCAACTGAGTGTCGAGCAGCACTGTATGTGTAAGGATGCTCTCATGGGTGCGATAACAACAGTTCCGTCCATGATCCCTCATGAAACAAAGAGAAGACTCGCTCCTCTTATCGGGAAATATCTGAATGGGTGA
- a CDS encoding phosphoribosyltransferase, which translates to MALPDKFKCVVTNWDYIYDLCREVANEVKASGYEPDMIVALARGGWFAGRVLCDFLGLDDLTSLKIEHYLGTALAGDEPQIKYPLADNAVAGKKILIVDDIADTGKSLMHSLEYVNEQDPKEVRTAALQYLDSSEYNPDFVGERLEEWAWVVFPWNFIEDMIDLISTLMTKEDKELWDVASIRHGLYMYHSLDSFAFEIAQPGRLPEVMEEMHRRGVVCSVNEDGKQYWKLA; encoded by the coding sequence ATGGCCTTACCTGACAAATTCAAATGTGTTGTTACAAACTGGGATTACATTTATGACCTTTGCAGAGAAGTTGCAAACGAAGTGAAAGCTTCAGGGTATGAACCTGACATGATAGTTGCCCTTGCAAGGGGAGGATGGTTTGCAGGTCGTGTGTTATGTGATTTCCTTGGTCTTGATGACCTTACAAGTCTTAAGATAGAGCACTACCTTGGAACTGCACTTGCAGGTGATGAGCCGCAGATAAAGTATCCTCTTGCCGACAATGCAGTTGCAGGAAAGAAGATCCTTATTGTTGATGATATTGCAGACACAGGCAAAAGCCTGATGCATTCTCTTGAATATGTGAATGAGCAGGACCCAAAGGAAGTCAGAACTGCAGCTCTCCAATATCTGGATTCCTCTGAATATAATCCTGATTTTGTAGGAGAACGCCTTGAAGAATGGGCATGGGTCGTTTTCCCATGGAACTTCATAGAGGATATGATCGATCTCATTTCAACCCTCATGACAAAAGAGGACAAAGAACTCTGGGATGTTGCTTCTATAAGACATGGTCTCTACATGTATCACTCACTTGACTCTTTCGCATTTGAAATTGCCCAGCCCGGCAGGCTTCCTGAGGTTATGGAAGAGATGCACCGCAGAGGTGTCGTATGCTCTGTGAATGAGGATGGAAAACAGTACTGGAAACTTGCCTGA
- a CDS encoding DMT family transporter — protein sequence MELSIAIFGLVAALCWGAGDFSGGVATKRNGVMIVAIISQAIGLIILTVSAIIFKENIPPNTDLLLGAVAGLCGGAGLLALYHALSVEKMGIVAPVTAVWSAAIPMVFGMITEGMPTMSQLIGFAFAFAGVWLISRDETSQRLELEKIKLPLLAGTGFGLFMILIDQVQSSGIFWPLVGTKMATIPAFIIVAYYGKKLTIPGIKYLPLIVLAGILDIGGNVFYVLAAKTGRLDIAAILASLYPAVTVLLAWVLLKERLKNRQWIGVFAVLVAVMLIT from the coding sequence ATGGAACTATCTATTGCTATTTTCGGACTTGTGGCTGCTTTGTGTTGGGGAGCCGGAGACTTCAGCGGCGGAGTTGCAACCAAACGCAACGGAGTAATGATTGTTGCAATCATTTCCCAGGCAATAGGATTGATAATCCTTACGGTATCTGCGATCATTTTTAAAGAGAATATACCTCCTAACACTGACTTGCTGTTGGGTGCTGTTGCAGGACTTTGCGGAGGTGCAGGCCTTCTGGCACTCTACCATGCACTTTCTGTAGAAAAAATGGGAATCGTAGCACCAGTTACGGCTGTATGGAGTGCAGCGATACCAATGGTTTTTGGAATGATTACAGAAGGAATGCCAACCATGAGTCAGCTTATCGGATTTGCTTTTGCTTTTGCAGGAGTATGGCTTATCTCCAGGGATGAGACCAGCCAGAGACTAGAACTGGAAAAGATAAAACTACCACTTCTTGCAGGTACAGGCTTTGGGCTTTTTATGATACTCATTGATCAGGTGCAGAGTTCCGGAATATTCTGGCCGCTAGTGGGAACAAAAATGGCAACAATCCCTGCATTTATTATAGTGGCATATTACGGCAAAAAACTGACTATACCAGGAATAAAATACCTTCCGCTTATTGTGCTTGCAGGTATTCTGGATATTGGAGGGAATGTATTCTATGTACTTGCAGCAAAAACCGGAAGACTTGATATTGCAGCTATTCTCGCTTCACTTTACCCGGCTGTGACAGTACTTCTTGCATGGGTACTTCTGAAAGAGAGACTCAAGAACAGGCAATGGATTGGAGTGTTTGCAGTGCTAGTCGCAGTAATGTTGATCACATAA
- a CDS encoding signal recognition particle protein Srp54 has translation MVMDKLGNSLQDALKKLVKSGRIDERTVNEVVKDIQRALLQSDVNVKLVMQMSQHIKERALKEEVPSGMNPREHVIRIVYQELISIIGKSTDIPLKPQTIMMIGLQGSGKTTTTSKLARYFQRKGLKPGVVCADTFRPGAYQQLKTLCTKLNVAFYGEEGNPDAVGIVERGLKELHKNDVLIVDTAGRHSLESDLITEMEQIHAMAKPDYKLLVLDGAIGQQASEQARAFNDSIGISGVVISKLDGTAKGGGALSAVSETNSSIAFIGVGETPDDLERFEPDRFISRLLGMGDIKSLIEKAEEALGEEDFDMESMLRGRFTLKDMYKQLESLNKMGPMKQIMQMLPLGGMGAKIPEDAYQVTGDKLGRYRVLMDSMTEEEMLNPRIIGSARIKRIARGSGCNPEDVRELLKYHKMMQTAMKGFRGGKFNMQKMMKKMGM, from the coding sequence ATGGTAATGGATAAACTCGGAAATTCCCTGCAGGATGCCCTGAAGAAACTGGTTAAATCAGGGCGTATTGACGAACGTACAGTAAACGAGGTCGTCAAGGATATCCAGAGGGCTTTGCTCCAATCAGATGTCAATGTCAAACTTGTCATGCAGATGTCACAGCACATCAAAGAGCGTGCATTGAAAGAAGAAGTACCCTCCGGAATGAACCCCAGGGAACATGTAATCAGAATAGTTTACCAGGAACTCATCAGTATCATTGGTAAAAGTACCGATATCCCACTCAAACCACAGACCATAATGATGATTGGTCTGCAGGGAAGCGGTAAAACAACCACCACATCAAAACTTGCACGTTACTTCCAGAGGAAAGGACTGAAGCCGGGCGTAGTCTGCGCTGATACATTCAGACCTGGCGCATACCAGCAGCTAAAGACCCTCTGTACCAAACTTAATGTTGCATTCTACGGAGAAGAAGGCAACCCTGATGCAGTAGGCATTGTAGAGAGAGGTCTCAAGGAACTACATAAGAACGATGTTCTTATTGTGGACACCGCCGGTCGTCACTCACTTGAAAGCGACCTCATTACTGAGATGGAACAGATTCATGCCATGGCTAAACCTGACTACAAGCTGCTTGTGCTTGACGGTGCAATCGGTCAGCAGGCAAGCGAGCAGGCACGTGCATTCAATGATTCTATCGGAATCTCCGGTGTTGTGATCTCAAAACTCGACGGTACCGCAAAAGGTGGTGGAGCACTCTCTGCCGTTTCAGAAACAAATTCATCTATCGCATTCATTGGTGTTGGTGAGACACCGGATGACCTTGAAAGATTCGAGCCTGACAGGTTCATCTCCAGACTTCTTGGAATGGGTGACATCAAGAGTCTTATCGAAAAGGCGGAGGAAGCGCTTGGAGAAGAAGATTTCGACATGGAATCGATGCTCCGCGGTAGGTTCACTCTAAAAGACATGTACAAACAGCTTGAAAGCCTTAACAAGATGGGACCAATGAAGCAGATCATGCAGATGCTTCCACTAGGAGGAATGGGAGCAAAGATTCCCGAAGATGCATACCAGGTTACCGGAGACAAGCTGGGCCGTTACAGAGTCCTTATGGACTCAATGACAGAAGAGGAGATGCTTAATCCAAGAATTATTGGCAGTGCCCGTATCAAAAGAATTGCCAGAGGATCAGGATGCAATCCTGAAGATGTCAGAGAACTCTTAAAGTATCATAAAATGATGCAGACCGCCATGAAAGGATTCCGCGGCGGAAAATTCAATATGCAAAAAATGATGAAGAAAATGGGAATGTGA
- a CDS encoding GMP synthase subunit A has product MRELKILVINNYGQFCHLIHRSVRDLDMDTKIVANTTPVEEILDEEPDGLILSGGPTMERAGICSEYVESIDLPILGICLGHQIIAKTFGGEVGQGSSGGYADIEVEIVDEDDLLKGIGPKTSVWASHADEVVRMPEQFIRLARSNICECEAMRHEERPIFGVQWHPEVAHTEKGEKLLTNFFEICETY; this is encoded by the coding sequence ATGAGAGAGTTAAAAATCCTTGTAATCAACAATTATGGGCAGTTCTGCCATCTTATCCACCGTTCAGTAAGGGATCTGGACATGGATACAAAGATAGTTGCCAATACCACTCCGGTCGAGGAGATTCTCGATGAGGAGCCTGATGGCCTGATCCTCAGTGGCGGTCCGACAATGGAACGTGCAGGAATCTGTTCAGAGTATGTGGAAAGCATTGACCTCCCAATTCTGGGAATCTGTCTTGGACATCAGATTATCGCTAAGACTTTTGGCGGTGAAGTAGGTCAGGGCAGCTCCGGCGGTTATGCAGATATAGAAGTTGAGATAGTTGACGAAGATGATCTGCTGAAGGGAATTGGCCCAAAAACATCCGTTTGGGCTTCACATGCAGATGAGGTTGTCAGAATGCCGGAGCAGTTCATTCGGCTTGCAAGGTCTAACATTTGTGAATGTGAGGCTATGAGGCATGAAGAAAGACCAATATTCGGAGTACAGTGGCATCCCGAAGTGGCTCATACCGAAAAAGGAGAAAAGTTGTTGACGAATTTCTTTGAGATATGTGAGACTTACTAA
- a CDS encoding ATPase domain-containing protein, with the protein METKFTGIDGFDEILGGGITASSTILIAGNPGSGRTILGVQSLCEAARNGEKVLYICITTQSENSIRESLSEYSFYEEALNVRIFNVSSVERDPLTMLVELGNIVNSIKPDRVLIDPITPIGFGFPEAERRRFIYSLNSAIVEWNAIVYLTGTMSKSDICKSVISDVADGIVYLSQEILRRGSKRMITIHKMNRPNYIDGEHSFSINTNGITIYPRITAPVVEETAQISRISAGIPKFDELSRGGLFERSATLIAGNTGTGKTLFGLSFIVEGAKNGEPGIITTFEDSPTELRRYAASLGLGLEELEKQGLIRIIYTPPSEINACKHTIELRNYIQEMGAKRVLLDDISGFDYVFDSQIAKREHIANLIRLFKNMGVTSMFISGNMAAGSNILQSEIPVSSLVDVLILLRHMDIGKEIKKTMSILKMHGSDHEKHLISYDITSEGIRIGEFLKDM; encoded by the coding sequence TTGGAAACAAAATTCACAGGGATAGACGGTTTCGATGAGATACTGGGAGGCGGAATAACTGCCTCATCTACAATATTAATAGCAGGTAACCCAGGTAGTGGAAGGACCATACTTGGAGTACAGAGCTTATGTGAAGCAGCACGTAACGGTGAAAAGGTACTTTACATCTGCATCACAACACAATCTGAAAATTCCATCAGAGAATCACTTTCAGAATATTCATTTTACGAAGAAGCTCTGAATGTACGCATATTCAATGTCAGCTCAGTTGAAAGAGACCCGCTGACAATGCTTGTTGAACTTGGAAACATAGTTAACTCCATCAAACCTGACAGGGTACTCATTGACCCGATAACACCTATTGGATTTGGTTTCCCTGAAGCTGAAAGAAGGAGGTTTATCTACTCACTTAATTCAGCCATTGTTGAATGGAATGCTATTGTATACCTTACCGGAACTATGTCAAAGTCAGACATCTGTAAATCAGTGATCAGCGATGTAGCAGACGGGATAGTTTATCTGTCCCAGGAAATACTGAGAAGAGGAAGCAAGCGCATGATCACAATACATAAGATGAACCGTCCGAACTATATTGATGGTGAGCATAGTTTTAGCATAAATACCAATGGAATTACTATTTATCCCAGAATCACTGCACCTGTTGTAGAAGAAACAGCACAGATCAGCAGAATTAGTGCAGGCATTCCTAAATTTGATGAATTAAGCAGAGGCGGTCTTTTTGAACGATCAGCTACGTTGATAGCTGGAAATACAGGTACCGGAAAAACACTGTTTGGTCTCAGTTTCATTGTAGAAGGTGCCAAAAATGGCGAACCCGGAATAATCACTACTTTTGAAGACAGCCCCACAGAGCTGAGACGCTATGCAGCAAGTCTTGGACTTGGACTGGAAGAACTGGAAAAACAGGGATTAATACGGATAATTTACACACCACCTTCTGAGATAAATGCATGCAAGCACACAATCGAACTCCGGAACTACATTCAGGAAATGGGAGCAAAAAGAGTACTATTGGATGATATTTCAGGCTTTGATTATGTTTTTGACAGCCAGATAGCAAAAAGAGAGCATATTGCCAACCTGATACGGCTTTTCAAGAATATGGGCGTTACATCTATGTTCATAAGCGGCAATATGGCTGCAGGGAGTAACATACTACAATCAGAGATACCTGTATCCTCGCTTGTTGACGTGCTGATCCTTCTCAGACATATGGATATTGGGAAAGAGATCAAAAAGACCATGTCCATTCTCAAAATGCATGGTAGTGACCACGAGAAACACCTTATAAGCTACGACATAACTTCTGAGGGAATAAGAATCGGCGAATTCCTGAAAGATATGTAA
- a CDS encoding 2-amino-3,7-dideoxy-D-threo-hept-6-ulosonate synthase: MTEIGKKIRIERIMHRDSRNMVIIPMDHGISDGPIKGLINVADTINKVAEGGADAVLMQKGIVNHGHRGYGHDVGLIVHMSASTILGPDPNNKVQVCSVEEVMKMGADAVSIHVNVGSETEADQLQKLGSVAEECNYWGMPLLTMMYPRGKDISNPHDSELIAHVARVGAELGADVVKTLYTGNPDTFKDVVQGCPVPIVIAGGPKTNTDEEFLQMIEGAMEGGARGVAIGRNVFQHENPTKITKAITEIVHYKKSVEEALEMLK; the protein is encoded by the coding sequence ATGACAGAAATTGGCAAGAAAATCCGTATTGAAAGAATTATGCACAGAGACAGCAGGAACATGGTAATCATACCAATGGACCACGGAATATCAGACGGACCTATAAAAGGACTCATTAACGTAGCTGATACAATCAACAAAGTTGCAGAAGGTGGAGCTGATGCAGTTCTTATGCAGAAAGGAATTGTCAACCACGGACACAGAGGATACGGTCATGACGTTGGACTTATAGTTCATATGAGCGCATCAACTATCCTTGGCCCTGACCCAAACAACAAGGTTCAGGTATGTTCTGTTGAAGAAGTCATGAAAATGGGAGCAGATGCAGTTTCTATCCATGTGAACGTCGGTTCTGAGACCGAAGCAGACCAGCTCCAGAAACTTGGAAGCGTAGCCGAGGAATGCAACTACTGGGGAATGCCACTTCTTACAATGATGTACCCACGTGGAAAGGACATTAGCAACCCGCATGACTCCGAACTTATAGCCCATGTTGCCAGGGTTGGTGCAGAGCTTGGTGCAGATGTTGTTAAAACACTATACACCGGCAACCCGGATACATTCAAAGATGTAGTGCAGGGATGTCCAGTACCTATAGTGATTGCAGGCGGACCAAAAACCAATACCGATGAAGAATTCCTTCAGATGATAGAGGGTGCTATGGAAGGTGGCGCAAGAGGAGTTGCAATAGGAAGGAACGTATTCCAGCACGAGAACCCTACAAAAATTACAAAAGCAATTACAGAGATAGTGCACTACAAAAAGTCAGTTGAAGAAGCACTGGAAATGCTGAAATAA
- a CDS encoding 3-dehydroquinate synthase II: MNNKIIWIKADEGNWDERKAVITTGMESGVDAIMVDAADVEKVKELGNVKVAAFSSNPVEGAEIVVVGKGGEGDGTKPLPPDYAGSLDITTALRLKDKGLKVAGYVVIRNKDYENFAAEMGTVCDYLVTIGTDWQVIPLENLIAGLQKKDVKLLSGVQTSEQAKLAFETMEHGTDGVMLDTKDLSMIKKTAEVAETAGVKNLTIQTAVVTRVESIGMGDRVCVDTCNLMVRGEGMLVGSQANGMFLVHSESEESPYVASRPFRVNAGAVHAYIKVGEKTRYLSELKAGDQVTIVDGDGKQRTGVVGRVKIERRPLILVEADLNGKIIKNILQNAETIKLVTKDKEPIAVTDVKVGDEILVHSEDIGRHFGMKIEETIIEK, encoded by the coding sequence ATGAATAATAAGATAATCTGGATAAAAGCCGATGAAGGCAACTGGGATGAACGCAAGGCTGTAATTACCACCGGAATGGAATCCGGCGTGGATGCAATTATGGTTGATGCTGCTGATGTTGAAAAAGTAAAAGAGCTTGGAAACGTGAAAGTAGCAGCATTCTCCTCAAACCCTGTTGAAGGGGCAGAGATTGTAGTAGTTGGAAAAGGTGGAGAAGGAGATGGAACAAAACCATTGCCACCAGACTACGCTGGTTCACTCGACATTACAACAGCCCTTCGCCTGAAAGATAAGGGACTCAAGGTTGCAGGATATGTCGTTATCCGTAACAAGGACTACGAGAACTTTGCAGCTGAAATGGGAACTGTATGTGATTATCTTGTAACTATAGGCACAGACTGGCAGGTCATTCCACTGGAGAACCTCATTGCAGGACTTCAGAAGAAGGATGTTAAGCTCCTATCTGGCGTCCAGACATCAGAACAGGCAAAGCTTGCATTCGAGACAATGGAACACGGTACTGATGGTGTAATGCTTGACACAAAGGACCTGAGTATGATTAAGAAGACAGCGGAAGTTGCAGAAACTGCCGGTGTCAAGAACCTCACAATCCAGACTGCAGTTGTCACAAGGGTCGAATCAATCGGCATGGGTGACAGGGTTTGTGTCGACACATGCAACCTCATGGTAAGAGGCGAAGGAATGCTTGTGGGTTCACAGGCAAACGGAATGTTCCTTGTGCACTCCGAATCAGAGGAAAGTCCATACGTTGCTTCCCGGCCATTCAGGGTCAATGCAGGTGCAGTTCACGCTTACATCAAGGTAGGAGAGAAGACACGCTACCTCTCAGAGCTTAAAGCAGGTGACCAGGTTACGATAGTAGATGGTGACGGTAAGCAGAGAACAGGTGTTGTCGGCCGGGTCAAGATCGAGAGAAGACCACTCATTCTTGTTGAAGCAGACCTTAACGGTAAGATAATCAAGAACATCCTGCAGAATGCAGAGACCATCAAACTCGTCACAAAGGACAAGGAACCAATAGCTGTCACAGATGTCAAGGTTGGCGATGAGATACTTGTACACTCAGAAGATATTGGTCGTCACTTCGGTATGAAGATCGAAGAGACGATCATCGAGAAATAA
- the aroD gene encoding type I 3-dehydroquinate dehydratase: MVKIGNFDLDEKPAIVSVIDDDPAENAKAANWLGANVLELRLDLLNFSDLEEAKKTIDRIKVNTNLPCIATNRLQSDGGKWEGSEEDRIKLLIDIMPFVEAVDIELSADEDQRNKVVAAAKAAGVTVIVSAHDFDATPSVEIMKKILTSAHEAGADIAKLAVMAQSKQDVLNVLQATADMKKPVCTIAMGEIGKHSRIVAPCYGSRLTYGAIAQAVAPGQIKIHELKSALEILF; the protein is encoded by the coding sequence ATGGTAAAGATAGGAAACTTTGACCTTGATGAAAAGCCCGCTATCGTTTCAGTGATAGACGATGACCCGGCTGAGAATGCAAAGGCTGCAAACTGGCTGGGTGCTAATGTTCTTGAACTGAGACTTGATCTTCTCAATTTTTCAGACCTTGAAGAAGCTAAGAAGACCATTGACAGAATCAAAGTGAATACAAACCTGCCTTGCATTGCAACCAATCGTTTACAATCTGACGGTGGTAAGTGGGAAGGTTCTGAAGAAGACAGGATTAAACTTCTGATAGATATTATGCCTTTTGTGGAAGCTGTAGATATAGAGCTTAGCGCAGACGAAGACCAGCGCAACAAGGTAGTTGCAGCAGCAAAAGCAGCAGGAGTTACTGTAATTGTATCTGCTCACGATTTTGATGCAACTCCTTCTGTTGAAATCATGAAGAAGATACTCACCAGCGCACATGAAGCAGGTGCTGATATTGCAAAACTTGCAGTCATGGCACAGTCAAAGCAGGATGTTCTGAACGTTCTTCAGGCGACTGCGGACATGAAAAAACCAGTATGCACCATTGCAATGGGCGAGATCGGCAAACATAGCCGCATTGTTGCCCCATGCTATGGTTCACGCCTCACATACGGAGCAATCGCGCAGGCAGTCGCTCCCGGACAAATAAAGATACACGAACTTAAATCAGCTCTGGAGATTCTCTTTTGA
- the aroE gene encoding shikimate dehydrogenase: MNTVFGVFGDPIAHSKSPDMHNAAFRELGMECTYHAFRVSPENLKDALLGAKAMGFGGVNLTVPLKQEALKIVDADPLAEGIGAVNTVDFKDGMVGYNTDGLGAKRSLEEKGVKIKNSNVLIVGAGGASRAIAFQFAKDGADITIANRTEEKAIELAAGVSEVGNAKGSGLGNLKQLIADNDILINCTTLGMHPKTEGTIATAEDMHPNLTVFDIVYNPLETTLLKEAKKAGAKAVTGEMMLVYQGAEAFKIWTGVEPPIDVMKKAVLEGF; the protein is encoded by the coding sequence TTGAACACAGTTTTCGGCGTATTCGGTGATCCTATAGCACATTCAAAATCGCCCGATATGCATAATGCAGCTTTCAGGGAACTTGGCATGGAATGCACATACCATGCTTTCAGGGTCAGCCCTGAGAACCTGAAGGATGCACTCCTTGGAGCTAAAGCAATGGGTTTTGGCGGAGTGAACCTTACTGTTCCGCTGAAACAAGAAGCATTGAAGATTGTTGATGCTGATCCGCTGGCAGAAGGTATCGGTGCTGTGAACACTGTTGACTTCAAGGATGGAATGGTCGGCTACAATACCGACGGACTTGGTGCTAAACGCAGCCTTGAGGAAAAAGGAGTGAAGATAAAGAACTCCAACGTACTGATAGTAGGAGCAGGTGGAGCTTCAAGGGCTATCGCATTCCAGTTTGCAAAGGATGGAGCGGACATCACCATCGCCAACAGAACCGAGGAAAAAGCTATTGAGCTTGCTGCCGGTGTGTCGGAAGTAGGTAATGCAAAAGGTAGTGGTCTTGGAAATCTGAAACAACTGATAGCTGATAACGATATACTCATCAATTGTACCACCCTCGGAATGCATCCGAAGACCGAGGGAACAATAGCAACAGCAGAGGACATGCATCCTAATCTTACTGTATTTGACATAGTGTACAATCCTCTGGAAACCACCCTTCTGAAAGAAGCGAAGAAAGCTGGTGCTAAAGCTGTCACCGGTGAGATGATGCTTGTCTACCAGGGTGCAGAGGCATTTAAGATATGGACTGGCGTTGAGCCACCAATCGACGTTATGAAGAAAGCGGTACTGGAGGGCTTTTGA